A genomic window from Chitinophaga pollutisoli includes:
- a CDS encoding PAS domain-containing sensor histidine kinase codes for MNNALFGFEVIFNHATLGILVANTEGNIVLANPFLLRQFGYTAEEIQGQKVEMLIPQRYAHRHVHHREKFHHHPHNRPMGMGMDLYARRKDGSEFPVEISLGVYETPDGRFVVAFVSDISLRKQSEDALRELNAELEQKVAERTASLSKLVGQLEKQMKEIEQKDGELRKALQKEKDLNELKSRFVSMASHEFRTPLSTVLSSSYLISRYTATEEQPQREKHIQRIVSSVNLLTDILNDFLSVGKIEEGRILVRPATVNVETIIGSTVQELFELNKKNQRISYTHNGEPEALLDPALLKHIILNLLSNAIKFSLEGRAISVASDREGDRLVIRVADEGRGISVDDQAHLFERFFRGNNVSDIQGTGLGLHIVAKYTELMNGTIECRSALEKGTEFILTFQIPTSI; via the coding sequence ATGAACAATGCATTATTCGGATTTGAAGTTATTTTCAACCATGCCACTTTAGGTATCCTCGTAGCGAATACCGAAGGTAATATCGTTCTGGCGAATCCTTTTCTCCTGCGCCAATTTGGCTATACAGCCGAGGAAATACAGGGGCAAAAGGTGGAAATGCTCATCCCGCAGCGATATGCCCACCGGCACGTGCATCACCGCGAAAAGTTCCATCACCATCCGCACAACCGCCCCATGGGCATGGGAATGGACCTGTACGCCCGGCGGAAAGACGGCAGCGAATTTCCCGTGGAAATCAGCCTCGGCGTCTACGAAACGCCCGACGGCCGTTTTGTGGTGGCGTTTGTGAGCGATATTTCCCTGCGGAAGCAGTCGGAGGACGCCTTGCGCGAGCTGAACGCGGAACTGGAACAGAAAGTGGCGGAAAGAACTGCTTCGCTTTCCAAACTCGTGGGCCAGCTGGAAAAGCAGATGAAGGAGATTGAACAGAAAGACGGCGAACTGCGGAAAGCTTTGCAGAAGGAAAAAGACCTCAACGAACTGAAGAGCCGTTTCGTGTCTATGGCCTCGCACGAATTCCGCACCCCGCTGAGCACCGTACTGTCTTCTTCCTACCTCATATCCCGTTACACGGCTACGGAAGAGCAGCCGCAACGCGAAAAGCACATCCAGCGGATCGTTTCATCCGTCAATCTCCTGACCGACATCCTCAACGACTTCCTCAGCGTGGGCAAGATCGAGGAAGGCCGGATCCTGGTGCGGCCGGCCACGGTGAATGTGGAAACGATCATCGGTTCCACCGTTCAGGAGCTTTTCGAACTGAACAAAAAGAACCAGCGCATTTCGTATACGCATAACGGCGAGCCGGAAGCCCTGCTCGACCCCGCGCTGCTCAAACATATCATCCTCAACCTGCTGTCCAACGCCATCAAATTCTCGCTGGAAGGCCGCGCCATCAGCGTTGCATCCGACCGGGAAGGCGACCGGCTGGTGATCCGCGTGGCCGACGAAGGGCGCGGCATCAGCGTCGACGACCAGGCCCACCTGTTCGAACGTTTCTTCCGCGGCAACAACGTGTCCGACATACAGGGCACCGGCCTCGGGCTGCATATCGTAGCCAAATACACCGAGCTGATGAACGGCACCATCGAATGCCGCAGCGCGCTGGAAAAAGGCACCGAATTTATCCTGACTTTTCAAATCCCGACCAGCATATGA
- a CDS encoding PAS domain S-box protein, protein MNTPPVPQNEAARVRALRSYNILDTFREEEYEKLTDLASRICGTPISLVTLIDENRQWIKAKTGLEIEETPRSESICQYTIAHPDLFEVKDASKDGRFAGLPGVSGDEHIRYYAGYPLIDREGFALGALCVLDRKPGHLNLEQKESLKLLAEMVVSLIVERRKNMERNYFEQLFELSKDLICILQPNGYYRKVNPAFTKLLGWSEVELMTRPALEFSHPDDVDAAKINLKNIRSGKDKVNFTRRFRTQTGAYRLIQWAAESDPETGDIFAIGRDITDERIREELLEQSQKKLSAFFEHSQGLMCTHDLRGNIISVNYAGANLLGYTVAEMSRMNLGDLLPEDHRPMFDAYLAEIREKGMAAGQMTTTHRNGSKRIWMFSNVLETGQNEEPYVIGNAIDITERYLLEKDLATTKEMLEQTNRVARVGAWVVEMAKDKLLWTDMTRELHGVPPGFEPDLQAAIGFFKKGEHQNKVIRAVNRAIRTGRSFDLEVIITTWQGEERWVRTQGHADFENGVCKRLYGAFHDINDRKKAMLDVFNSRKLLQEVLQSASEVSIIATDKSGTITLFNRGAERLLGYTADEMIGRRIPEVIHDREEVQLRAKELSEETGEEISEMRAFIYKTEKEGSEQREWIYVKKDGSRCIVSLVMTPIRDIRNQVVGYLGIATDVTKRKRMEQALIAAKQQAEQVSSAKSEFLANMSHEIRTPLNGIIGFTDLVMKTPLDGQQQQYLGIVHQSANVLLSIINDILDLSKIEAGKLELHTEKINLYALGREALDIIMFQGQQKGLDIKLAIPPHLPAYIHTDALRLKQVLVNLLGNAVKFTDKGAVELRITSIAESRNGDMTFKFEVRDTGIGIKPDKQERIFEAFAQEDASTTKKYGGTGIGLAISNKILALMGSKLQLISYPGSGSIFYFYVTLPVEFASSADTAAAGDAEGLKFAPLNDRKATVLVVEDNTVNMLLTKTIIHKLMPAAVIIEAGNGLDAVRIFRETQPDLILMDIQIPELNGYEATYKIREMEMNARVPIIALTAGNISGEREKSLSAGMDDFLSKPIVEETLAAILRKWLPDELPEIVSQANNPIVENPDKHFDINVLRTYLDDDAVGAEILRLTGAELEKSLEALAQYVEEGNLKGIKSIGHKMYGTTASVGMGELARLSRVFDMMTEIQPATAQALLEETKAEMAIVRELLRKAIEKE, encoded by the coding sequence ATGAATACACCGCCAGTCCCACAGAACGAAGCAGCACGCGTTCGCGCGCTGAGAAGCTACAACATCCTGGATACCTTCCGGGAAGAAGAGTATGAAAAGCTGACCGATCTTGCTTCGCGCATTTGCGGCACGCCGATTTCGCTCGTTACCCTCATCGATGAAAACAGGCAATGGATCAAAGCTAAAACCGGCCTGGAGATTGAGGAAACACCCCGCAGCGAATCTATCTGCCAATATACTATTGCACATCCCGACCTGTTCGAGGTAAAAGACGCTTCGAAAGACGGCCGCTTTGCCGGGCTGCCGGGCGTGTCCGGGGACGAACATATCCGTTATTATGCCGGTTACCCGCTCATCGACCGGGAGGGATTTGCGCTGGGGGCGCTTTGCGTGCTCGACCGCAAGCCCGGCCATCTCAACCTCGAACAAAAGGAATCGTTGAAGCTGCTGGCGGAAATGGTGGTTTCCCTCATCGTGGAGCGGCGGAAAAACATGGAACGGAATTATTTCGAACAGTTGTTCGAGCTGTCGAAAGACCTCATTTGCATCCTGCAGCCGAACGGGTACTACCGCAAGGTGAACCCCGCGTTTACAAAGCTGCTGGGCTGGTCGGAAGTGGAGCTGATGACGCGCCCCGCACTGGAATTCTCCCATCCCGACGACGTCGATGCTGCCAAAATCAACCTGAAGAATATTCGTTCGGGGAAAGACAAGGTGAATTTCACCCGGCGTTTCCGGACACAAACGGGCGCTTACCGCCTTATCCAGTGGGCGGCGGAATCCGATCCGGAAACCGGCGATATCTTCGCCATCGGCCGCGATATCACCGACGAGCGTATCCGGGAAGAATTGCTGGAGCAAAGCCAGAAAAAACTGAGTGCTTTCTTCGAGCACAGCCAGGGCCTCATGTGTACGCACGACCTGCGGGGCAACATCATCTCCGTCAATTACGCAGGTGCAAACCTGCTCGGTTATACGGTGGCGGAAATGTCGAGGATGAACCTGGGCGACCTCCTGCCGGAAGACCACCGCCCGATGTTCGACGCTTACCTGGCCGAGATCCGGGAAAAAGGGATGGCGGCCGGGCAAATGACCACCACGCACCGCAACGGTTCGAAGCGCATCTGGATGTTCAGCAATGTCCTGGAAACGGGGCAGAACGAGGAGCCTTATGTAATCGGGAACGCCATCGATATCACCGAACGTTATCTGCTCGAAAAGGATCTCGCCACTACCAAGGAAATGTTGGAACAGACCAACAGAGTGGCCAGGGTAGGCGCCTGGGTGGTGGAAATGGCGAAAGATAAACTGCTCTGGACCGACATGACGCGCGAGCTGCACGGCGTGCCGCCGGGATTTGAACCGGACCTGCAGGCCGCGATCGGGTTTTTCAAGAAAGGCGAGCATCAGAATAAAGTAATCCGCGCCGTGAACCGCGCCATCCGCACCGGCCGCTCATTTGACCTGGAGGTGATCATCACCACCTGGCAGGGCGAGGAACGATGGGTGCGCACCCAGGGGCATGCGGATTTCGAAAATGGCGTGTGCAAACGCCTCTACGGCGCTTTCCACGATATCAACGACCGGAAAAAGGCCATGCTGGATGTTTTCAATTCCCGGAAACTCCTGCAGGAAGTGCTGCAATCCGCTTCGGAAGTGAGCATCATCGCAACCGACAAATCCGGTACGATCACGCTTTTCAACCGGGGCGCTGAAAGGCTCCTGGGATATACCGCCGACGAAATGATCGGCCGCAGGATCCCCGAAGTCATCCATGACCGCGAAGAAGTGCAGCTCCGCGCAAAGGAGCTGTCTGAAGAAACAGGAGAGGAAATTTCCGAAATGCGCGCTTTCATCTATAAAACAGAGAAGGAAGGTTCGGAACAGCGGGAATGGATTTACGTTAAGAAAGACGGATCGCGCTGCATCGTATCGCTGGTGATGACGCCCATCCGGGACATCCGCAACCAGGTGGTGGGGTACCTCGGCATCGCGACCGACGTCACCAAGCGCAAGCGCATGGAACAGGCGCTCATCGCCGCGAAGCAGCAGGCGGAGCAGGTGAGCAGCGCCAAGTCGGAATTCCTCGCCAATATGAGCCACGAAATCCGCACGCCGCTCAACGGCATCATCGGGTTTACGGACCTGGTGATGAAAACCCCGCTCGACGGGCAGCAACAACAATACCTGGGGATCGTTCACCAGAGCGCCAACGTGCTGCTGAGCATTATCAACGACATCCTCGACCTGTCCAAGATCGAAGCAGGGAAGCTGGAGCTGCATACGGAGAAAATCAACCTGTACGCCCTCGGACGCGAGGCCCTCGATATCATCATGTTCCAGGGCCAGCAGAAAGGGCTGGATATCAAACTGGCGATACCGCCGCACCTGCCGGCCTACATTCATACCGATGCGCTGCGGCTGAAGCAGGTGCTCGTCAACCTCCTGGGCAATGCGGTCAAATTTACGGATAAGGGCGCGGTGGAACTGAGGATCACTTCCATCGCAGAATCCCGCAATGGCGACATGACGTTCAAATTCGAAGTGCGGGACACCGGTATCGGCATCAAACCCGACAAACAGGAACGGATCTTCGAAGCGTTTGCGCAGGAAGATGCATCGACCACGAAGAAATACGGCGGCACGGGCATCGGGCTTGCCATTTCCAATAAAATCCTCGCCCTCATGGGCAGCAAGCTGCAGCTGATCAGTTATCCCGGTTCGGGCAGTATTTTCTATTTCTACGTCACCCTGCCGGTGGAATTCGCCAGTTCGGCGGATACGGCGGCGGCGGGAGATGCGGAAGGGCTGAAATTCGCTCCGCTGAACGACCGCAAAGCCACCGTGCTCGTGGTGGAAGACAATACCGTGAACATGCTGCTCACCAAAACCATCATTCATAAACTCATGCCCGCGGCGGTGATTATCGAAGCCGGCAACGGGCTGGATGCGGTGCGCATTTTCAGGGAAACACAGCCGGATCTTATCCTGATGGATATCCAGATCCCGGAGCTTAACGGCTACGAGGCCACGTACAAAATCCGGGAGATGGAAATGAACGCCCGCGTGCCGATCATCGCGCTGACGGCGGGCAACATCAGCGGGGAGCGGGAGAAAAGCCTCTCGGCGGGGATGGACGATTTCCTGTCCAAACCCATCGTGGAAGAAACGCTGGCGGCCATATTACGGAAATGGCTGCCGGACGAATTGCCGGAAATAGTCTCGCAAGCAAATAACCCCATCGTGGAGAATCCTGATAAACATTTCGATATCAACGTATTGAGAACCTACCTCGACGACGATGCCGTAGGCGCCGAAATCCTCCGGCTCACCGGCGCGGAACTGGAAAAATCGCTGGAAGCGCTGGCGCAATACGTGGAAGAAGGTAATCTCAAGGGAATTAAATCCATTGGGCATAAAATGTACGGCACTACCGCCAGCGTGGGAATGGGCGAATTGGCGCGACTCTCGCGGGTCTTTGATATGATGACGGAGATACAACCCGCCACCGCGCAGGCCCTGCTGGAAGAAACGAAGGCTGAAATGGCCATCGTACGGGAGCTGTTGCGCAAAGCCATTGAAAAGGAGTGA